The Candidatus Thermodiscus eudorianus genome has a segment encoding these proteins:
- a CDS encoding NAD(P)/FAD-dependent oxidoreductase yields the protein MIGGGPAGVAAAYVLGRAGYRVTLYDMAPRLGFKPCGRGIPSTGDLPFDIPRDSIVRRIRGAALYVDSEPVFEIEEGLNGVIVDKGGMLEAILADAGVELVRRAFYKVGSREVRVGGSYRRVAGGFFAGGHPYYPGETINAIQYRVKGKQFEDLDKLVIYFDTRLIGYYYVFPNHGNEADVGVGGFADFDTLRLKLDKFMKNNNYTRGVKTLRIEGARIAVGGVVLSNVDGLEVIGEAAGYVLPLTGEGIRPSMLSGAYAADAVLKGKNVRTVLREAPITKAIRLQRRILDRVKKMTPERRASLLKSMPPSVHAMIALGRIDKRALLKALAGKPSLLAKILNLL from the coding sequence GTGATTGGGGGTGGTCCGGCCGGAGTAGCTGCGGCTTATGTATTGGGTAGGGCTGGGTATCGCGTTACCCTCTACGACATGGCCCCCAGGCTGGGGTTTAAGCCCTGTGGCCGGGGTATCCCGAGCACCGGAGACCTGCCCTTCGATATACCACGGGACTCTATAGTTAGGAGGATACGTGGAGCCGCCCTGTATGTTGACTCTGAGCCTGTATTCGAGATCGAGGAGGGGTTGAATGGCGTTATAGTCGATAAGGGAGGTATGCTGGAGGCTATACTAGCTGATGCTGGCGTTGAGCTAGTTAGGAGGGCTTTCTATAAAGTTGGCAGTAGAGAGGTTAGGGTTGGAGGATCCTATAGGAGGGTTGCAGGAGGATTCTTCGCCGGGGGCCACCCTTACTATCCGGGGGAAACAATCAATGCAATACAGTATAGGGTCAAGGGGAAGCAGTTCGAAGACCTGGATAAGCTAGTTATCTACTTCGACACGAGGCTTATAGGCTACTACTATGTATTCCCTAATCATGGCAATGAAGCTGACGTCGGCGTGGGCGGCTTCGCCGATTTTGATACCCTACGCTTGAAGCTAGACAAGTTTATGAAAAACAATAATTATACTAGGGGCGTGAAGACGCTTAGAATAGAAGGGGCACGCATTGCCGTTGGCGGCGTCGTACTAAGCAACGTGGATGGCCTGGAAGTTATAGGCGAAGCCGCCGGGTACGTGCTCCCGTTGACCGGAGAGGGAATCAGGCCAAGCATGCTCTCGGGAGCCTACGCTGCGGACGCTGTCCTCAAAGGCAAGAACGTCCGCACCGTACTCCGAGAGGCGCCCATTACAAAAGCCATACGTCTGCAACGGAGGATCCTGGATAGAGTCAAGAAGATGACGCCGGAGAGGAGGGCGAGTCTCCTGAAGAGCATGCCGCCCAGTGTCCACGCCATGATAGCCCTTGGCCGCATCGACAAGAGAGCGCTCCTGAAAGCATTAGCGGGTAAGCCGTCGCTTCTGGCGAAGATACTCAACTTGTTGTAG
- a CDS encoding Lrp/AsnC family transcriptional regulator, which yields MVLDEKDLALLRLLERDSRIAWRRIARELNVSEATVYLRVRKLIDEGILRGFTIDVDVERLGLTATIFALVRVEARKIQRVRKSLQELRYVSEVYEITGQHHFLVKILAPSYAEAASVIDELMSLNGVVEVSTFTALRKLRNGSRVISDFIKWRSGGPARA from the coding sequence ATGGTCCTAGACGAGAAGGACCTAGCGTTGCTAAGATTACTGGAGAGGGACTCGCGGATCGCTTGGAGGAGGATCGCGAGGGAGTTGAATGTAAGCGAGGCGACGGTCTATCTTAGGGTCAGGAAGCTAATAGACGAGGGCATACTTAGAGGATTCACGATAGACGTTGACGTAGAGAGACTCGGGCTAACCGCTACTATATTCGCCCTGGTGAGGGTCGAGGCCAGAAAGATACAGAGAGTGAGGAAATCCCTGCAAGAGCTGAGGTACGTGTCGGAGGTCTACGAGATAACCGGGCAACACCACTTTCTAGTAAAGATACTTGCCCCTTCATACGCGGAAGCGGCCAGCGTTATAGACGAGTTAATGAGCCTCAACGGGGTGGTCGAGGTGAGTACCTTCACGGCCCTGAGGAAGCTTAGGAACGGGTCGCGTGTGATAAGCGACTTTATCAAGTGGAGGAGCGGCGGTCCTGCGAGAGCCTGA